A single genomic interval of Chitinophaga sp. 180180018-3 harbors:
- a CDS encoding cupin domain-containing protein, which produces MRFHVSFSESLRQLQKSYDDFAVLFEHGSMRGIMFGPDEIDDQEPHIQDEIYIVVQGRGEFQLMEQVVKVGAGDFLFVPAGAEHRFLNFTPDLLLWVIFYGDEGGEED; this is translated from the coding sequence ATGAGGTTTCATGTTTCTTTTTCCGAGTCGTTAAGACAATTGCAGAAAAGCTACGATGATTTCGCAGTATTGTTTGAGCACGGTTCCATGAGAGGAATTATGTTTGGGCCTGATGAAATAGATGATCAGGAACCTCATATTCAGGATGAAATATACATTGTAGTACAGGGCCGCGGTGAGTTTCAGCTAATGGAACAGGTTGTGAAAGTAGGAGCAGGGGATTTCCTCTTTGTTCCGGCAGGGGCTGAACACCGGTTTCTTAATTTTACGCCAGATCTGCTCTTGTGGGTGATCTTCTATGGGGATGAAGGGGGAGAAGAAGACTAA
- a CDS encoding LexA family transcriptional regulator, protein MSVVCQNLKYLRKQKGWTQQEFADKLGIKRSLLGAYEEERAEPRTEVLEQVSDMFRVSIDDLLRRDLGSQKDNFLEKRRQQKLGGARQAVQFVPVKAAAGYLAGYNDEEFIEELNTFTLPMLGAGDYRAFEIAGDSMLPVTSGSVIVCHKVDGWEEIKNNETYIVVTSREGIVFKRIQKNNRSKAKITLVSDNIQYEAYNVDMEDVLELWQSDAVISKAGPQSRMSVNHLADMVSHLQDQVSLLKKKLKD, encoded by the coding sequence ATGTCCGTAGTATGCCAGAATTTGAAATATCTGCGTAAGCAAAAAGGCTGGACGCAGCAGGAGTTTGCTGACAAACTCGGTATTAAACGTTCCCTGTTGGGTGCATATGAGGAAGAGCGGGCGGAACCCCGTACGGAAGTACTGGAGCAGGTCAGTGACATGTTCCGGGTTTCCATTGATGATCTGCTACGCCGGGATCTCGGCTCCCAGAAAGACAATTTCCTTGAAAAGCGCCGCCAGCAGAAGCTGGGAGGAGCCAGGCAGGCTGTCCAGTTTGTGCCGGTTAAAGCAGCTGCAGGTTACCTTGCGGGGTATAACGATGAGGAATTCATCGAGGAGCTGAATACCTTCACGTTGCCTATGCTGGGTGCGGGCGACTACCGGGCCTTTGAGATTGCAGGGGACTCCATGTTACCTGTTACTTCCGGCTCAGTGATCGTTTGTCATAAAGTGGATGGATGGGAAGAAATTAAAAACAACGAAACCTATATTGTGGTTACTTCCCGCGAGGGCATTGTTTTTAAGAGGATACAAAAGAATAACCGCTCTAAAGCAAAAATAACCCTGGTTTCTGATAATATCCAGTACGAAGCCTATAACGTGGATATGGAAGATGTGCTGGAACTGTGGCAGTCAGATGCTGTGATCAGTAAGGCTGGTCCTCAGAGCAGGATGAGTGTGAACCATCTGGCTGATATGGTCAGCCATCTGCAGGATCAGGTAAGTCTTCTGAAGAAGAAACTGAAGGATTGA
- a CDS encoding SdpI family protein codes for MKQPDLTKELLILALLLVPMAYLAIIWNYLPTTLPGNPESQEVSSRSDFLLLMIFLFFTNALIYFLFRYIPKADEAQVAPSAIELEHREYYRIRFMIHTYQALFTCAIIFLVSQGRAFVMERWAFVGVGLLITGIGYYLRRLKPNNYVGVRTPWTLQSAEVWNRTHQMASNLWVSAGVVIMISGFFLSLITGVFIIFFAAIVLAALPYIYSFRLYNQDKG; via the coding sequence ATGAAACAACCGGATTTAACCAAGGAATTGCTGATCCTGGCATTACTTCTGGTTCCTATGGCTTACCTTGCTATTATCTGGAACTATTTACCCACTACTTTGCCGGGCAATCCTGAATCTCAGGAAGTAAGTTCCAGAAGTGATTTCCTGCTACTGATGATCTTTCTGTTTTTTACCAATGCATTGATCTATTTTCTTTTCCGCTATATACCAAAAGCTGATGAAGCGCAGGTTGCGCCTTCTGCTATTGAGTTAGAGCATAGAGAGTATTACCGGATCCGTTTCATGATCCATACTTATCAGGCACTTTTTACCTGTGCCATCATCTTCCTGGTAAGCCAGGGCCGGGCATTTGTAATGGAACGCTGGGCATTTGTGGGAGTAGGTTTGCTGATTACCGGGATCGGGTACTATCTGAGAAGACTGAAACCGAACAACTATGTAGGAGTCAGAACCCCGTGGACTTTACAAAGCGCGGAGGTATGGAACAGGACGCATCAGATGGCCAGTAATCTGTGGGTCAGTGCGGGAGTAGTGATTATGATATCAGGGTTCTTCCTGTCGCTGATCACCGGAGTATTTATTATATTCTTTGCGGCAATTGTATTGGCGGCGCTGCCTTATATTTATTCCTTCAGACTATATAATCAGGATAAAGGATAA
- the dinB gene encoding DNA polymerase IV: MITLQQRTIAHFDLDCFFVSVECQRDNRLKGIPLLIGGSSDRAVVAACSYEARRYGIHSAMPMKTALRLCPHATVRSGDMDLYSTKSREVTEMIAEQAPLYEKSSIDEFYLDLSGMDKFFGSLKWTTELRKLIMKESGLPISFGLASNKLVSKVATDEAKPNGQLEVHFGDEKNFLAPLAVEKIPMVGRETGAQLRRRGVETVKTLSEVPISLLEAWMGKSGIALWKKANGIDESPVVPYYEQKSISTESTFPADTIDIEFLHGELVRMTEKIAFELRQQSKLTGCVTLKIRYADFETVTRQMSIPYSCADHVLLEKVKELFRKLYDRRQLVRLIGVRFSHLVQGSYQISLFDDKQEMLALYQAIDQIRNRFGVEYLVKGTNVVPPGKNLRPVKDIMPFVKP, encoded by the coding sequence ATGATCACTTTACAGCAGCGCACCATAGCGCATTTTGATCTGGATTGCTTCTTCGTGTCGGTGGAATGTCAGCGCGATAACCGGCTGAAAGGGATCCCGCTGTTAATAGGAGGCAGTAGTGACCGGGCAGTAGTAGCCGCATGCAGCTATGAGGCCAGGCGTTATGGCATTCATTCAGCGATGCCGATGAAAACAGCGCTCAGGCTCTGTCCGCATGCCACCGTACGCAGCGGGGATATGGATCTGTACAGCACAAAATCCAGGGAGGTGACAGAAATGATTGCTGAACAGGCTCCCCTGTACGAAAAATCATCCATTGATGAATTTTACCTGGACCTTTCCGGGATGGATAAATTTTTCGGTTCTCTCAAATGGACCACAGAATTGAGAAAGTTGATCATGAAAGAATCGGGATTACCTATTTCATTCGGGCTGGCATCCAATAAACTGGTATCCAAAGTAGCTACAGATGAAGCCAAACCCAATGGCCAGCTGGAAGTGCACTTTGGCGATGAAAAAAACTTTCTGGCACCGCTGGCGGTAGAGAAGATCCCGATGGTAGGCCGGGAAACCGGAGCCCAGCTGAGGCGCCGGGGCGTGGAAACCGTGAAAACACTGAGTGAAGTGCCCATCTCCCTGCTTGAAGCATGGATGGGAAAATCCGGGATAGCGCTCTGGAAAAAAGCCAACGGGATCGACGAATCGCCGGTGGTGCCATATTATGAACAAAAATCCATTTCTACAGAAAGTACATTTCCTGCAGATACCATCGATATCGAATTTTTACACGGAGAACTGGTCAGGATGACGGAAAAGATCGCCTTTGAATTACGGCAACAAAGCAAACTCACCGGCTGCGTGACGCTGAAAATACGCTATGCTGATTTCGAAACTGTTACCAGGCAGATGAGCATCCCTTATTCCTGCGCAGATCATGTGCTGTTGGAAAAAGTGAAAGAACTATTCCGGAAACTGTACGACCGCCGGCAGCTGGTACGTCTTATCGGCGTGCGTTTCAGCCATCTCGTACAGGGCAGCTACCAGATCAGCCTGTTCGATGATAAACAGGAAATGCTTGCACTATACCAAGCTATTGATCAGATCAGGAACCGGTTTGGTGTGGAATACCTGGTGAAAGGAACCAACGTGGTTCCTCCGGGCAAAAATCTCAGGCCTGTTAAAGATATTATGCCATTCGTTAAGCCATGA
- the dnaE gene encoding DNA polymerase III subunit alpha: MFLNCKTFFSLRYGTMHAKKLVEMAHQLGIGTLALTNINATPDSWEFVELCRQYDIKPVLGLECRNGDTFKYILLARNQEGWYQINHFLSRHLLHDIPFADDAPNLPHTWAIYSWGNRPPATLREHELIGIKPWERNKLFRTDTYAVRDKLVILQPVTFQDDEYYELHRLLRAIDQNILITQLTPAMAGHPDERFISPARMIEHFSTYPHIVQRTVEVLASCDATPELKPSISRNKQFFLGNTAEDRRLLKDLALKGMQERYGDEHAAALERIEKELDIISRLNFESYFLITWDIIRFAREHGFFYVGRGSGANSVIAYCLRITDVDPIELNLYFERFLNLHRSSPPDFDIDFSWRDRDEIIRYIFDKYGPEHTALLGTVTTFQTNAIVRELGKVYGLPKKEIDKILENDFNIRFEADSIHQKIARYTSMLEARPAFPNHLSIHAGGILISEAPIHHYCATYLPPKGFTTAQIDMWQAERVGLHKFDILSQRGLGHIRDAINIIRENRQVDIDIHNVKAFQVDEQVKKNLSHVNTIGCFYIESPSMRQLLQKLKCDNYPALVAASSIIRPGVAQSGMMKAYVDRYRNPDQVTYLHPVIEDLLKETFGIMVYQEDVIRVAHEYAGLELADADQLRRAMGGKYRDANDFQQIENRFFSNSAARGRPLAVTAEVWRQIASFANFSFSKAHSASFAVESYQSLYLKTYFPAEFMVAVINNFGGFYNRELYFRELQKTGVSVHPPCVNNSDYVTNIRHREVYVGLIHVEGLEQHLAEHILADRQKYGPFRHLEDFTDRISPSVGQLEILIRVGGFHFCGLTKKELLWKSSLLVRNKQLASHNVSMFSTPPLDCTLPKLAYHAHEDAFDEIDLLGFPLQSPFEVLQHDQRVYVPAREFGKYTGQTIRTLGYLVTTKPLRSAKGEPMCFGTFMDREGAFVDTVHFPDSLRRYPFQKNGFYILEGKVVTEYEVTTLEISYMRKIGYFEDKQ, from the coding sequence ATGTTTCTAAATTGTAAGACATTTTTCAGTCTCCGGTACGGTACCATGCACGCAAAAAAGCTGGTTGAAATGGCTCATCAGCTGGGCATCGGCACACTTGCCCTAACCAATATCAATGCAACTCCTGATTCATGGGAGTTTGTAGAGCTTTGCCGTCAGTATGACATCAAACCGGTGCTCGGCCTGGAATGCAGGAATGGCGATACTTTCAAATATATCCTGCTCGCACGCAACCAGGAAGGCTGGTATCAGATCAATCATTTCCTTTCCCGACACCTGCTGCATGATATCCCGTTTGCTGATGATGCCCCTAACCTTCCACATACCTGGGCTATTTACAGCTGGGGCAACCGGCCACCGGCCACGCTTCGTGAACATGAACTCATTGGTATTAAACCCTGGGAGCGCAATAAACTATTCAGAACTGATACATACGCTGTCCGGGATAAACTGGTCATACTGCAGCCGGTAACTTTTCAGGATGATGAATATTATGAGCTGCACCGCCTGTTACGCGCCATTGACCAGAACATACTAATTACGCAACTGACTCCTGCTATGGCCGGGCATCCTGATGAAAGATTTATTTCTCCCGCCAGGATGATAGAACACTTTTCCACCTACCCGCATATTGTGCAGCGTACAGTGGAAGTGCTGGCCTCCTGCGATGCTACGCCCGAACTGAAGCCTTCTATCTCCCGTAACAAACAATTTTTTCTCGGCAACACCGCCGAAGATCGCAGGCTATTGAAAGATCTCGCATTAAAAGGAATGCAGGAACGATATGGCGATGAACATGCGGCAGCACTGGAACGCATCGAAAAAGAACTCGACATCATTTCCCGACTGAATTTCGAGTCCTATTTTCTCATTACCTGGGACATTATCCGCTTTGCCCGGGAACACGGCTTTTTTTATGTCGGCAGGGGAAGCGGAGCCAATTCCGTGATTGCCTACTGCCTGCGGATTACAGACGTAGACCCTATTGAACTGAATCTGTACTTTGAACGTTTTCTAAACCTGCATCGCAGCTCACCTCCGGATTTCGATATCGATTTTTCCTGGCGCGACCGCGACGAGATCATCCGGTATATATTTGATAAATATGGGCCGGAGCATACCGCGTTACTTGGTACTGTTACTACGTTTCAGACAAATGCAATCGTCAGGGAGCTTGGAAAAGTATACGGACTACCCAAAAAAGAAATTGATAAAATACTGGAAAATGATTTTAACATCCGGTTTGAAGCCGACAGTATTCATCAGAAGATTGCCCGCTATACCAGTATGCTGGAAGCCAGGCCAGCCTTCCCTAATCACCTGAGTATACATGCGGGTGGCATCCTGATCAGTGAGGCGCCCATTCATCATTATTGCGCTACCTACCTGCCTCCGAAAGGCTTTACCACTGCACAAATAGACATGTGGCAGGCAGAAAGAGTGGGCCTGCATAAATTCGATATTCTCAGTCAGCGAGGGCTGGGACATATCCGGGATGCTATCAATATCATCCGGGAAAACAGGCAGGTAGATATAGATATTCACAATGTAAAGGCATTTCAGGTCGATGAACAGGTGAAAAAAAATCTCTCCCATGTCAATACAATTGGTTGTTTTTATATAGAATCGCCATCGATGCGGCAGTTGCTGCAAAAACTGAAATGCGACAATTACCCGGCCCTGGTGGCTGCCAGCTCTATCATTCGGCCTGGTGTGGCACAATCGGGCATGATGAAAGCATACGTAGACCGCTACCGTAACCCTGATCAGGTGACCTATCTCCATCCGGTCATTGAAGACTTGTTAAAAGAAACCTTCGGGATTATGGTATATCAGGAAGATGTGATCCGGGTGGCACATGAATACGCCGGACTCGAACTGGCAGATGCCGATCAGCTGCGACGGGCTATGGGGGGTAAGTATCGCGATGCGAATGATTTCCAGCAGATTGAGAACAGATTTTTCAGTAACAGTGCGGCTCGTGGTCGCCCACTGGCAGTAACAGCCGAGGTTTGGCGGCAGATAGCCAGTTTTGCCAATTTCTCTTTTTCGAAAGCCCATTCAGCCAGCTTTGCGGTGGAGAGCTACCAGAGCCTCTATCTGAAAACCTATTTCCCTGCTGAATTCATGGTGGCCGTGATCAATAACTTTGGAGGATTTTATAACAGGGAACTTTATTTCAGGGAATTGCAAAAAACAGGGGTCTCGGTACATCCACCCTGTGTGAATAACAGCGATTATGTCACTAATATCAGGCATCGGGAAGTATATGTGGGATTGATCCATGTAGAAGGACTGGAGCAACATCTTGCCGAACACATACTGGCGGACCGGCAAAAATACGGGCCTTTCCGGCATCTGGAAGATTTCACGGACCGTATCAGTCCCTCGGTGGGACAGCTGGAAATATTGATCCGTGTCGGAGGATTCCATTTCTGTGGGCTCACAAAAAAGGAATTGCTGTGGAAAAGCAGCCTGCTGGTGAGAAACAAACAGCTGGCGTCTCACAACGTATCCATGTTTAGTACGCCTCCCCTCGATTGTACACTGCCGAAACTCGCCTACCATGCACATGAAGATGCTTTTGATGAAATAGATCTGCTGGGATTTCCTCTGCAGTCGCCCTTTGAAGTACTGCAACATGATCAGCGCGTTTATGTGCCCGCACGGGAATTCGGAAAGTATACCGGTCAAACTATACGAACACTGGGCTATCTGGTAACCACCAAACCTTTGCGCAGTGCTAAAGGAGAACCGATGTGTTTCGGTACCTTCATGGACAGAGAAGGTGCTTTTGTAGATACGGTGCATTTTCCTGACAGCCTGCGGAGGTACCCGTTTCAGAAAAACGGCTTCTACATATTGGAAGGTAAAGTAGTAACGGAATATGAAGTAACCACCTTGGAAATCAGCTACATGCGTAAAATTGGTTATTTTGAAGACAAACAGTGA
- a CDS encoding antitoxin Xre/MbcA/ParS toxin-binding domain-containing protein gives MKHVKGYRVQENALLIVEQPGGTYVASSGYFDFIQLSRTGIIKRALLNLSRQLSFSLTELAQVVHLSERTLQRYDDDARLSADSSERAILLSQLYQRGTEVFGQLENFKEWMRTPLPAFNYQTPISLLDTTFGFKLIQDELGRIEHGIFA, from the coding sequence ATGAAACATGTAAAGGGATATCGTGTACAGGAGAATGCGCTGTTAATCGTAGAACAGCCAGGGGGCACCTATGTGGCCAGTAGTGGTTACTTTGATTTCATACAACTGTCCCGCACAGGGATCATAAAGAGAGCACTGTTGAACCTGAGCAGGCAGTTGTCTTTTTCCTTAACGGAACTGGCGCAGGTGGTGCATCTGTCAGAAAGAACATTGCAACGCTATGACGACGACGCCAGATTATCAGCCGACAGCTCTGAGCGGGCAATCCTGCTTTCTCAGTTATACCAGCGGGGCACAGAAGTATTCGGCCAGTTGGAGAACTTCAAGGAGTGGATGAGAACTCCGTTGCCAGCATTCAATTATCAAACTCCCATTTCTTTACTGGATACTACTTTTGGCTTTAAACTGATACAGGATGAGCTGGGCCGTATCGAGCATGGTATCTTCGCGTAG
- a CDS encoding RES family NAD+ phosphorylase: protein MEVYRISKCNYINDLSGTGARLYGGRWNSPGHAIVYTAGSRALSALEVLVHIPLKNIIQDFCIATIHIPDDIAIKVLTKHDLPSGWQSLAPSPELQHIGDEWIDASRYAVLRIPSVIIADEHNYLINPQHPEAANITITNTQPFTFDPRLRK, encoded by the coding sequence ATGGAAGTATACAGAATAAGTAAATGCAACTACATTAATGATCTTAGTGGCACCGGCGCGCGGCTCTATGGTGGCCGCTGGAACAGTCCGGGGCATGCAATTGTGTACACCGCAGGCAGCAGGGCATTATCCGCCCTGGAAGTGCTGGTACATATTCCTTTGAAAAATATCATACAGGATTTCTGCATTGCCACCATCCATATTCCGGACGATATAGCTATTAAAGTACTGACCAAACACGATCTGCCTTCGGGCTGGCAGTCGCTGGCACCATCCCCGGAGTTACAGCATATCGGAGATGAATGGATAGATGCCAGCCGGTATGCGGTATTGAGGATACCTTCGGTGATTATTGCCGACGAACATAACTATCTGATCAACCCGCAACACCCGGAAGCAGCCAACATTACAATTACCAATACCCAGCCGTTTACCTTTGACCCGCGACTGCGGAAATAA
- a CDS encoding aspartate kinase encodes MKVLKFGGTSVGKPERMHSVAQLITADKDQKIVVLSALSGTTNALVEISQSLSEGKKDQAKQQIDKLESHYRTFCDELVKKEAGRANAKAIVDEHFEFLNIILKISFNEALNKDILAQGELLSTRLFCVYLEEAGIPAVILPALDFMSIDEYEEPEIPKIKLKLTNLINQHKDQTIFITQGYICRNAKGEVDNLKRGGSDYSASLIGAAIQAAEVQIWTDIDGMHNNDPRVVKKTFPIDQLSFDEAAELAYFGAKILHPASIWPAQHFNIPVKLLNTMQPEAKGTIITELPNGNGAKAIAAKDGIIAIKIKSSRMLLAYGFLRKIFEIFEKYRTPIDMITTSEVAVSITIDNPQYLDQILKELQPFGTVELDYHQTIVSIVGNEVAATPSIITKLFDAMEEIPLRMISYGGSRHNISILINGQYKEKTLQVLNKGLFGLE; translated from the coding sequence ATGAAAGTGTTAAAATTTGGTGGCACCTCCGTGGGAAAACCAGAGCGTATGCACTCGGTAGCGCAACTGATCACTGCAGATAAAGATCAGAAAATTGTGGTGTTGTCTGCCCTGTCAGGCACCACAAACGCCCTTGTGGAAATCAGCCAGTCATTGTCAGAAGGCAAGAAAGATCAGGCCAAACAGCAAATAGATAAGCTGGAAAGCCATTACAGAACCTTTTGCGATGAATTAGTGAAGAAGGAAGCCGGTCGCGCAAATGCCAAGGCGATCGTTGATGAACACTTTGAATTTCTGAATATCATCCTGAAGATCTCTTTCAATGAAGCATTGAACAAAGATATTCTTGCTCAGGGAGAATTACTGTCGACCCGGCTTTTCTGCGTGTACCTTGAAGAAGCTGGCATTCCCGCAGTAATTTTACCGGCGCTGGATTTCATGAGTATCGATGAATATGAGGAGCCGGAAATTCCGAAAATCAAGTTGAAACTGACTAACCTGATCAATCAACATAAAGATCAGACTATCTTCATTACCCAGGGTTATATCTGCCGTAATGCTAAAGGAGAGGTAGATAACCTGAAAAGAGGAGGAAGCGACTATTCTGCTTCCCTGATTGGTGCGGCTATCCAGGCGGCGGAAGTGCAGATATGGACCGACATCGATGGTATGCATAACAACGATCCTCGTGTCGTAAAGAAAACATTCCCGATCGATCAGCTTTCATTTGATGAAGCTGCGGAGCTGGCCTATTTTGGCGCAAAGATCCTCCACCCGGCCTCCATCTGGCCTGCTCAGCATTTTAATATCCCGGTTAAGTTGCTCAATACCATGCAGCCGGAGGCTAAAGGAACTATCATCACGGAACTCCCCAATGGCAACGGGGCGAAAGCAATTGCGGCCAAAGATGGCATCATCGCCATCAAGATCAAGTCGAGCCGTATGCTGCTGGCCTATGGCTTCCTGCGTAAGATCTTTGAGATATTCGAAAAGTACCGTACACCGATCGATATGATCACCACCTCAGAAGTGGCAGTGTCTATTACCATCGATAATCCGCAGTACCTGGATCAGATCCTGAAAGAATTACAGCCTTTTGGTACTGTGGAACTGGATTATCATCAAACAATTGTTTCTATTGTTGGTAACGAGGTGGCAGCCACGCCGTCAATTATTACCAAACTATTTGATGCTATGGAAGAAATTCCGCTGCGTATGATTTCATATGGTGGCAGCAGACACAATATCTCTATCCTGATTAATGGTCAGTATAAAGAGAAAACGCTGCAGGTGCTTAACAAAGGCTTGTTCGGACTGGAATAG
- a CDS encoding Ldh family oxidoreductase, whose amino-acid sequence MEHIFSYHHLREFTREVFIRMGCSLEHAALASEVLLSADLRGIDSHGIARLSGYVRLWEAKRINARPDIRIVHETPSTAVIDGDAGLGLVVAPYAMEIAMQKAAAVGTGWVSVKNSNHFGIAGYHAMKALEQDMIGMAMTNASPLVAPTFSTERMLGTNPIAVAIPAKEQPAFVADFATTTAANGKLEILQRKHEEAPYGWIQDKSGHPSNNPHELREGGALLPLGGDREHGSHKGYCLGAIVDIFSAVLSGANYGPWAPPFVSFLPLAPDPVGEGLGHFLGAMRVDAFRPADEFKSNMDTWINRFRAAEPVSGKKVLIPGDPEREMHQERLANGIPVIEPVVKDMREVAAKFNLNF is encoded by the coding sequence ATGGAACATATTTTTTCTTATCATCATTTGAGGGAGTTCACCCGGGAGGTGTTTATCCGTATGGGTTGTAGTCTGGAGCACGCTGCATTGGCAAGTGAAGTATTGTTATCAGCAGATTTGCGAGGAATTGATTCACATGGAATAGCCCGTTTGTCGGGCTATGTTCGTTTATGGGAAGCTAAGCGCATCAATGCCAGGCCCGATATCCGGATTGTGCATGAAACCCCATCTACAGCTGTAATAGACGGGGATGCAGGCCTGGGGCTGGTAGTTGCACCTTATGCCATGGAAATAGCCATGCAGAAGGCTGCTGCTGTTGGTACCGGCTGGGTAAGCGTTAAAAACTCCAATCATTTCGGTATTGCCGGTTATCATGCCATGAAAGCACTGGAGCAGGACATGATAGGCATGGCCATGACCAATGCCAGTCCGCTGGTAGCTCCTACTTTTTCCACCGAACGTATGTTAGGCACTAACCCGATTGCAGTGGCGATTCCGGCGAAAGAGCAGCCGGCTTTTGTGGCCGATTTTGCCACTACCACCGCCGCAAACGGTAAGCTGGAGATCCTGCAGCGTAAGCATGAAGAGGCTCCGTATGGATGGATCCAGGATAAATCGGGGCACCCCAGTAATAATCCCCATGAGCTCAGGGAGGGAGGAGCATTGCTGCCTCTCGGGGGCGACCGGGAACACGGAAGTCATAAGGGGTATTGTTTGGGAGCAATTGTTGATATATTTTCGGCCGTTCTTTCAGGAGCCAATTATGGGCCATGGGCACCTCCTTTTGTGAGTTTCCTGCCACTGGCACCGGATCCGGTAGGAGAAGGACTGGGACATTTCCTCGGTGCAATGCGGGTAGATGCCTTCAGGCCGGCAGATGAATTCAAATCCAATATGGATACCTGGATCAATCGTTTCCGGGCCGCAGAACCGGTCAGTGGTAAGAAGGTACTGATACCAGGAGATCCGGAGCGGGAAATGCATCAGGAGCGGCTGGCAAACGGCATTCCGGTTATTGAGCCTGTAGTGAAAGATATGCGGGAAGTAGCTGCGAAATTTAATTTGAATTTTTAA
- a CDS encoding DUF3467 domain-containing protein, with product MENQHEEQNQLNIELNEEIAEGQYANLAIITHSNAEFVVDFVNVMPGLPKAKVKSRIILTPQHAKRFMKAMLDNIKKFESVHGPIQDLEQVSVPLNFGGPTAQA from the coding sequence ATGGAAAATCAGCATGAAGAACAGAATCAGCTTAATATTGAGTTGAATGAAGAAATTGCAGAAGGTCAATACGCGAATCTCGCCATCATCACCCATTCAAATGCAGAATTTGTGGTCGACTTTGTAAATGTAATGCCCGGTCTGCCTAAAGCAAAAGTCAAATCCCGCATCATACTTACGCCTCAGCATGCAAAGCGCTTCATGAAGGCCATGCTTGATAATATCAAAAAATTTGAATCCGTACATGGTCCGATACAGGATCTGGAGCAGGTATCAGTACCGTTAAATTTTGGCGGACCAACCGCTCAGGCCTAA